Proteins encoded by one window of Castor canadensis chromosome 2, mCasCan1.hap1v2, whole genome shotgun sequence:
- the Bet1 gene encoding BET1 homolog encodes MRRAGLGEGAPPGNYGNYGYANSGYNACEEENERLTESLRNKVTAIKSLSIEIGHEVKNQNKLLAEMDSQFDSTTGFLGKTMGRLKILSRGSQTKLLCYMMLFSLFVFFVIYWIIKLR; translated from the exons ATGAGGCGTGCAGGCCTGG GTGAAGGAGCACCTCCTGGCAACTATGGGAACTATGGCTATGCCAATAGTGGGTATAACGCCTGTGAAGAAGAAAACGAGAGACTCACTGAAAGTCTAAGAAACAAAGTAACTGCTATAAAATCT CTCTCTATTGAAATAGGCCATgaagttaaaaatcaaaataaattattagcTGAAATG GATTCACAATTTGATTCTACAACTGGATTTCTAGGTAAAACTATGGGAAGACTGAAGATTTTGTCCAGAGGGAGCCAAACAAAGTTACTGTGCTATatgatgctgttttcattgtttgtattttttgtcatttattggATTATTAAACTGAGGTGA